The Manihot esculenta cultivar AM560-2 chromosome 17, M.esculenta_v8, whole genome shotgun sequence genome contains the following window.
TTATTACAATAAGTTTATGAATATATTAGGAAAAAAAGCATAGACAAATTAGCTTCAAAATAGTGATCAATTAGCAACGAAATTGCAAAAAACGACCTAAATAACAAATACATGCTTCAATTTAACTACTATTTCACTACTAAATTGCAACAATTTAATGTTCATTTTAATTAGTAATCAtaaaagtttttaaaagaaaaattaaaaaaagatattCAACTTCCATATAGCGACCAAATAGTGATCAATTTAATGACCTATGTTCGACAAATTAGCGACAAATTTGTGATCAAATTAGCAACCAAAGCCAATTGGTCGCTATTTTTTAGCGACTGGCCAAACACCAACTTTTCATTTTGTCGCTAATTAGTTACTATTTCCAAATAGCAATCAATTTTACTCAATTAGCAATCAAATTTTTTTGTCACTATGTCACTATTTTTTTATAGTGGAGTCTATTGGGAATCTCAGACCCACCTTCATTTGTTTCTTGTATCCAATGACTGTGTCATCTACTGGTGTGTGGTCATTGGCACGAACATTAGAGTTGGAAGGGTGAATTTAAAAAGTATCTTATGGGATCTAATATGCATTGTATAGGCGATCTAGGTTCTCTCTAACAACACTAAACTTATATTGCTAACCACTAAGGTCTCATTGTCATGAACTGCTCGCATTAGGATGATGGGGGCTGGACCGTGGACAAGGCCACTGAAGGAGAAACTTGTGGAGGAATTATTaccaaaagagaaaaaagaagatCGATTCATTTTTGTATAAGAGAAAGCATGAGGGAATTACCTTTTCAATAGGGCAAGAAGAAGGCAATGTATAGTATCTCATGAAGAAGATTTTTGGAAAACAAAGAATGTGAAGGCAAAAGTAGAAATGGTGTGAAGTTGGGAGAATTTATAGAGCCATTATGATGACCGTCTTTAATGGGTATCGAGAAACTTAACATCAGATAGGTGAAGAGACATGAGACAAAAACCAATCCAGTTGTACCATGTGCCCAAGTAGTGGGAACCAACGATAGACTTTCAAATCTTAAGAATCAAAGACTTTTGGGGGGATTTTTGATATGACTCAATACTCGCTCAATATGTGTCACAAGGTGGCAACCTTCCATTGGTCCAAGTGATGACATCCCTATGCTCGGATATCTAGGCTTAATCACTTGAAGACGTAGAGTTAGGGACAATCGTATCTAGGATGTCCGGTTTTAACAAAGACTCGCCTAGGGAAATTGATAGAGTCTTCATGGATTCTGTTCCTTACCATTGAAAGCTGTTATAGATTAATCCTTAGAATCCCAATTGTTACGGAATTCCTTATCCACTAGCCAGTACAAACCAGATTCTCAAGAAAAATTACTAACCTAATTTTCTTATGGTATAAAAGCAAATCCAAACATAGGTTCAAGGTACGCATTCTACTACATACTTGCATTGCTCTCATTTGTTATTTCATTTGCCCGATTAAATAgattactgacttgagtatcggagtgaTTGCCTCTAAACACCAATTATCTCAATTTTCTTTATACATATTGCCGGGACATGTTAAGAGTATTTTCAACAACATAAAAATTCATGGGTTCATAATGTAGATAATTATGTAtttgttgaaataaattttaataaaattaaagtatttagCATGAAATTACATGGttgagaaaaattataaaactggTGATCTTTATCCAAATTCATGTTTTACTGCACGTTTTGGGCAAGATCATTATAACCTTCAGAAGTAGTTAAGTATTGCATTGTTGAATGTGGAGGTTCAACCCACGACTCTCCAAGCCCTTTTCCTTAGCCCTAGCCTTGATTTCCCATTATGACTAAAATCCCTAATCCTTATTCTTCTAAATCTCTAATCTATTTTGTTTGCcttatttcttctaatttcTTGCTATTGTTGCTCCTATTCCCCAATCTACACATCCATTCTACCATCTTTATTATGTACTTCAGTCACTGTTGCCAGAGAAGCTTATCTCACTGCCGCTCCTCCCATTTTAGATGGCATGCATTTCCCTTTATTTCCATATTGTCTATCATGGTTTGCTCTCTCTGTCAGCAAGAGATTtgccttttcttttctcctcctTCTTGATCTTAAGGCATGTCCAATCAGGATAGTGGGTGAATATTCATACATATGTGATTGCAATGCTAGAGATGCTCATCATGTTTGTCATTCATAGGCATGTTGATTCAATTAGTCGATGGATGTCTAGGATAAAGTTTATTTCATGGTCATCAATTTTttactaataatataatttatttttcaatgcttaattaaaatttaaaaaataaaaaatattaatgaatttatatataataatattaataaaatttaaaaaatgtaaaaaatactttttttagtAGAAGTTAATTTTcgtaaaagataattttttttaaaaaaatccttaattttcatttttcactAATCAATTTTCCACAtatggaaaaatatttttgtattcCGTCAAAAAAGCGAGCCTACCTCAATTTATTCCCTCATCAAAATTTTCCTGCTTTTGTTCTCAATTGCTCTGTTCTGCAACCCTAACCCTAACAACTGAATACCTTTTATGACTGTACAATTTCGGTCTCTGTGGTTTTATACAAATAGTTGTCTTTAATTCTTTGCATGAAACGTCTTCATGCTGGCCAGAGAGAGGATTAAGCAGAGACTATCACTTTATCGGGGAGTCTTACTGGTTAGTAATTCTCTCGAGTGATGCATAGGAGAAATTCTCTCGAGCACTTACACTATTACTGGTTAGTAATTTATCTACATTGAATCAGAATCGCATGTTTAATAAGCAGTGATCTTGTGATATGTTGTTCAGTACGAATTCCAAAAGTGGTATTAAGTTTGAGAAGCACAAATGAAAATTATTCGTGGGAATATTTTGATGGGAATTATTATACTGGTAAcgagaaaattttgaaatgatgTCTTTTGATTTGTTATTacactttgaaatttattttttcacttaTATCCCATTATTGTTTCCGTCATTCTGTAATCAGAATTGCACGGATTgtattttatagtttaatttgGTTCCTGAATGCAAGGATCAAATTCTCGCAGCTTCTTTGCAGTTCGTCGTCTTTTTATGCTAGACTTTGTAGAGCTCAAAGTATTTGTTGTCAATCAGTTTCTGCGTACAATTATTTTCATTGttaattaaaaacatgaaagtcatcCTAGTATGATCTATCAATCTCTTGCTTTGCtgagatttaaatttatttatttatttatagctCTTGCCTGAATCAGCCTTTCGCTACCCAACAGATATTGACCTTTTCAGAAAAGATCCACTATGTCATTATTTAAAAGCCCAAGTGGAGGGATGAAATGTTAGTGTTTaggaatattaattttattatcaacATGCTAGAGTCTGATTTGCAGTAGATATCCACTAATGTTTTGTACCGTTGTCCTGACTTTCCATTGGAACATTTTGTTGACACATAGCTGACTGAGTTATGACATTGACTCTTAGAAGTGTTGCTTTCATATGCAATGCCTTCAGGTGTGTTACTTTGATGTCTTCTATGAAAGAGTTAATATTTCATCGATAAATTTCAAAGATGAGCATTACTGGGCTTATAGAACCCCAACTGATAGGTATATTATTTAGGACAAGAAAATTTTCATTCTCTTCCACTATTGACTAGTTACTGATAGAGGAATAAAAGTGCTGTTGAAccttttttttatctttctttctttcctctttttgAACTTATTTTGGAAATTGTCGAGAAAGTTTACTGATATGCTTCATAGATGTGATTTCCCTGTTAGTTTTTGATGTAAAGCAAGCTAGAATTGAAATTTCGAAGAAAGAGAAAGGAGGTACTTTTACTATTATTATCCGAAGAGCAGCGATCATAAACAGGAATTTTTAGCATTCTACAGAGAGAGAACTTTACATAAAATTACTAACAGATACAGGCCTCAATTCTATGGCTTGTAATAACCAACACATGAGTGAGGTGACTTTAAAGCATAAGTTAATTCGCCTCTCTTTAAACTGTAAAAGCAGAATCAACAGGAGAATTAGCTGTTAAAGAGTAAGCAAATAGGTTTACTGCAATCCCATAGTAGCCAATTGTTCCCCCCTTCCCCCCTTCCAAATAGAAGCTCACTGCCAAAAAGCTTATTGCAACCCCATACTTTGCTCTTATTTATATATGGTGGTAATCTAGGCGTTAATTTCTGGTTGATGTTTATTAAACATCAAACTTTGAAGTTATCCTTCTCTTTTTCATCGATCTCCTCGAATTTTCCTTCCATCTTAATACACTTGTACCACCTAGCACACGCCGTATACACAACTAAGTCTATAGTTGTAAAAGCAGCTAGGAGGAAGTAGAACCTGTCTACATGACCCTTGTTCAGATTCCCTGGGATCCATCCAGCCATGTGATCCTCGGTCGAAATCTTCATTACCATGGTCACTAGCAAGCTGCTCACATAGTTTCCTAGTGATATAGATGTCATGCAGAGTGCACTTCCAAAACTCTTTAGTCCATCTGGTGTTTGGGCATTAAAGAACTCCAATTGACCTATGTACATGAAAACCTCTGACGCTCCAATAAGTGCATACTGAGGAACTTGCCAGAAGATGCTCAAGGTGCTCGAGCCTTCACAATGTATGCAGTCTCTTCTCGCATACTTCAGTCTATAGCACTCCACAATCCCAGCAGAAACCATTGCCATTATTGCTATGACGAGGCCAATACCCATTCTTTGAAGCTCGGTCAATCCTTTGGGCTTTGAGTTTCTAATCATGCCCACAAGGGGATCAAGAACTCGCCGataaaggaaaatgaaaaaTGCTACACTGAGAATGTCAAAGCTAGACATGCTAGCAGGAGGGATTCTGAAGTTTGAGATGGTAATATCCATTGCAGCACCTTGTTCTACAAATAGAGAGGCCATCTGTGTAAAAACCACCGAGTAGATTATGGTGCAGAGCCAAATTGGGAGTAGTCTCAGTATGCATTTAACTTCTTCTACTTGTGTCATTGGGCAGAGACGCCATGGGTTGGGACTACCCTGCCTCTCGTCATCCATATCTCTTGATGAGATGAAAGCTGCTCTATCCAAGAACCTGAAATGCACACAGAAGAACATGAATTAGCATTATCATCGATTAAACAATTCCACTATGATAACATTCTCATAGAATCTGAGatgatttcttcttttttttttttttggtcattCTCTAAATACTTACTTGAATCCGTGAGTGTGGAGTATCTTTCTATTTCCATTTACAGAGTGCTCTTTTCCGTCTACATCATACAAATCCTCTGCTTCTTCTGGCATTTTGACTTTGCACTTCTTTGCTGCTGCAACCAAGACTTGGCAGAACCTGGCAAGACGGTTACCAGTAGGTTTGAAGTGCCTATATCTGGCTGTTCCTCCAAGAAACAATATCAATGCTGCCAAGGCAGAACCTGTTGAAACCCAGAAGCCTAGCGCCCACATCCCCTCATCTTCAAAATATCCCAATATGGTGTTGGAGAAGAGGGAGCCCAGGTTCAAAGCCAAGTAGAAGTAGCTGAAAAATGCCACTTTTGAGTGTCCTTCCTTAGGATCCTCTTCATCAAATTGATCAGCCCCGAATGTAGCAATAATAGGCTGATATCCTCCATTTCCAAGAGCGATGAGATAAGTAGAGAGGTAAAAAAATCCAACTTCCTTGCTTGAATGGGATCCGCACGGAGTCAGATCATCACCACATCCTTTTGGTCTGATCAGGAAAAGGTACGATGACAGTGACAATAACAGAAGACCCTGTCAAAGGCAAACAATTAAACCCAGAAAATTCACATGCTTTTGTTCCAAAAAAGTTGATTTTTCTGACTGCATAGCGTAAGAAACCTTaatgtaaaagaaaaaggaTAAAATTGTCAAGTAACATACCACAACAAAAATGACTTGAAAAATGGCACACGTTTTGTATCTTCCCCAATAAGAATCACTGAGGAATGCACCAACAAGGGAGAAGATGTAGACAGTTCCAGTCCATTTGCTAACGTTATTAGCAGCATCAGCATTGTTCTGTTGCAAAACCCTTGTTAGGAACAACACCATGTTCACCCCTACGCCAAAGAATGCAAGGGTTGCTAGACCTTGGTTCACTGGTTCATTCATAAATCAACACAACAATTTGTAGTTAGTTTCTTTCTTTTAAGTATCATCtgtatatcaaaatatttaggTGAAGAATAAATCATCATATTTTATAACTGTAGCACACTCATGCAAAGCTTGCCAAAATATGGTTTTTCATCTttcagaaataaaataaattatgggtCTTCTGGTTTAGTGGTTATTTGAATATGATCTAATCTATTAAATTTGAGTTAAAGATGGGAAAAAAAGGGGAGAGATCAGAACAGGTTACACAAGAGAGGGATAACCATCCCATATTGAATGGAGAAAAGTAGACAATTATGTCCCATATAATTATCATTGGCACATGATTAAATTCAAAGAGTCTACAAACTGAAAAATCATTGAGATCAACGGGTAACAATCATCTTCCACTGCTTTGGCCTATAAGTTATATGTATTTGTCAACCTTCATGTGCTCAATAAATGCCTATTTAGCAACTTGACAATTACTCATACAAATCACATGTGCACTACAAAATGCTAAATTTCTAACCTTTTGTATTATAAAGTGGAATCAAATAACCCTAACGGTTAATTAATAATCTGAATAATTTAATGGTAAtaaattctttaatcaaattaataataatgagttgacttttatatattatacaaaatttatatttttattaatcgaCGGGTAAACTAGCAAACTTCTAACCCATGATTAGACTTTGGGGATAATTCAACCAagcaatttcaaaattttcaaaagtgCTAAAATTATACTATTTAGTTGATATTTATACTTAACTTTCAAAAAAGTTGAAAGTATTTCTTCCATTAATAGAAagaaagtaaattatttttttttcacctaATTGAGTTCATTTCTCaaaaaataatctatttaaatcaACCAAAACATTAATATTCAATAAGAGGCACGTATTAATCATTATTTGCTCTAGTGGAACAACTATGTGGCCAATTTTGCTAGCATGAAGGATCCTAGCCTTGGTTCCAACTTATTTtcgtttaatttaataaaaaagtaaacaCCTAAACACCTTTACCCGAGTCGGGTAAAATCAtgcaagaatttaatttttttttaaaataaaaattttttaaattaaaaatattgaattcttttattttaaataaaaaattaaattaaattaaattctcataaaatctttaatttcaaaaaaaaatatatataatttttagaaatatttttttaaagtaaagagGAATATAATTTAATGAGTAATTCTTTCACACTCATTCAATTTATAAAACATCTATATTTACAGTATGCTAAATTATAGTAGGCTACTTGCACATGATAAATTTTGAACACCTGCGGTAAGGATTTTcctaattttaagtattttgatGCATTTGGTTAGAAAATTGGTGGGAGAAAGGGTACGTGGCATAAACCTAAATATTTGAAAATGAACAGAAAAAACGTGTCATGTTTGTCATACTCCTAATGCATGGTTTCTCAAGGTTGTCTTTGTGTATTTTATGATTGCTAAAAACCAAGCAAGCAACAAGGCACAGTCGTTTGTGAGGTTTCTTAACGTTGTCTTTCAGTGTGTATTTTATGAGTGCTAAAAACCAAGCAAGCAACAAGGCACAGTCGTTTTTGTCCTCACTGATTACTGTTACGTATCTGTATTCATTTATTTTGTCATTTCTTCAGAGCTCAATATACAGAGAGAAAAGAACTTCCTCTTATCACCTTAATAACCCATTCTCCTCCTCACTTCCCCTTCTTTCTTATTATCCTTTTCTCATAAAATATGGACAATAAGAGCAAAAAATTAGGTTGTCATGgaatttttctctctctatctaAGTGCCTATGAAAAATTTCATAGCAGTAAACCTATGGATATACATGACACTGATGAGTGATGGCCCATACCACATGCATATCCATACCCCTAGGAGaatatatttttctctttttcttaggaaaacaaaataaatgaaaagttaaaaaGCATCTACATCAGGATATGTGAAAATGACTTTTTAAAATCTCTTtgaagaaaatttaaatttgatataaattttaaaaattatttatgtgtTTTTTGTCTGTTGCTTACAAAGGATGATAATTCCTGCAATccacttcccagatttgtttttAATTGCAGGATGACCATGCCAATCAACAGTTCCATCAagagtgcattcttctagatcCTTTTTGAAGCTACTCTGCATATACagtaaaactaaaattatatcaGTATATGCATATCCAACATGCATGTTTTTCCACTACGAATTAACAGATTTCTTTTCATGAGGggcaaaaaagaaagaaagaaaagaaaagaagaaagaaagaaaagaagaaagaaataaaaatgatgTTCTTGGGATATTTTTGCAGTGATTAAAGAAGGGATACACAACAATATTTTGTGTGATTAAAGAAGAGGATGTTGATTAATGGCTAGCTTTCCACACACACCTCCTTACACATCTCCAAACAAGCCATTGATGACGTCGGGAAGAGACAAAACTAGCTCTTTCGTTGTAATGCAGAACTGAAGATGAGAAAATTAGTGCCAAAAAGGTTTTGGCCGTGGGTTACTACCCCCAAGAGCACCAAGTTTGGGACTGAAGGGACGAGAAACGACTGTATATATAGAGAGTGAAGACCGGATAGAGAATGATGAACAGTGGAGATGTAGAGTAAAAAAAGAAGGAAGGCCCACATGGCCAAAATCatccaaataaatttatttggacttaataataaacaaatatatatttttttacatcCAAGCTATAGGAATTTAGCTTAAATAATTATTaggttttatttttgaaattaaataattattagatttagttttttaaataaaatttctttatgGGAATTTGTTTCCTCTAGGTTGTGAAATTTAAAATGAGGACCCCTACCAGTATCTAGAATGACTCAAAAGTTGGGATGGTTTTGATTTTGACAGAGATGTTAATGAAAGTTTCTTACAGCACAAGGGAGTGTGGGTAGGACTTTTCGGTTGGCAACTGGTTCTCAAATCATTTCTGACCTAGAAAGGCCTTTTTAACTTATTTCAGATAGTCGTCTATTTTACGGTTAATTAGgctaacttttaaaaatatatataattttataagaatgttTTTATTACTTATGCTTTTATATTTTTCCCTTTTTAGTATTTTCTTGAGTAAGATTTTCTCCTATTCAAATAAAAGTGTCATTAAAGTGTTTTCAATAAATCACTAATAAAGACTATAACAATTTCTGCTTAACAATTTCTctctttagaaaaaaaaaatctcaattttCAAAGAATGAATAGAGTTGGACTCTTATTTTTGAGCTCTAGTGGTGTGATTTAATTATACTCCTCTTTTAAGTTTTGTGATCTAATTTTCACTcaatttttagtatatttttattttaattattcaattttaatttattttttataacttttcaaattttaattaattttttattaaattatttcttaCCTGTAATTATAGATtttcattaatataaatttaaaaaaaattctctcttttactgtttatttatatttttattctccCTACTTAcaagtaaaaaattatataatttctattttttttcctaCTTCCACtcctaaaatataaaaagatacaAAAAGTTACTTCCACtcctaaaatataaaaagatacaAAAAGTTAGAATTATCTAAAATTGTTACTAGAATTATAAACGGGTAGAGTAtccatgaaaattaaattacccgaaaaaatacttaaaattattattaaatgaatAAGGTACtctgaaaattaaattactcgaCTCGTTCCAAacctgattaaaaattaatataaactaactcaatcataataaattcaattattattattcaaataaaatccatttaatttcatatattttaattaataatttatataaaaaatatttttcattaatcatttttattttaaaattttaatattttaaaaattatttaaattttaatttttaaataaaaaacatataaaaaaatttaaaactattaatatatatatatatatatatatatatatatatatatatatatatatatatatatatatatatatatatatatatatatatatattaaattaattatttatctaaACAGGTTCGGATAGTGACTACTCTATAAATAAAACCTGAATCGATCGgttattaattttcaaattcaacCTTATCCCAAACTCAATTATAATTatccaaattcattttattagaattaaattGGATTagatatttgaaaatatttgacTATTATAATTTCTAATTATTATAACTACCCATAATAAAagatcaaaaaattaaaaataaaataatttattcaccAATACTCTTtatacattaattaataaaaaaaaataaaagtaatatcACCTCTCTAATAATCATCCTGGTTTTTTTAACAAAGtgaaagaaatatatataatatatatattctattttattcttgtttttataatttattgttttaaaatatttttaaattttaaacatcaAAATAGAATagtaattatctaaaattaattttattataaatttatataaaattatgtaaataactatttaaaaaacttattcattaacctttaaaataaaatgataattaataaataatttatttttaataaaattttatatttttattttaaatataaaaatattatatatttaaaataaattaacaaataatatACAAAATACAGTTGCTTAAATGCTAAAActtcatatataaaattatctaaattaataTCTAAAGTTATTCATTAACATTCAAAATAAAATGGtatctaattaatatttttattattaataaacttttttagtctgattaaaaaataaaatataaaaatattaattaaattattaaaataaaataataaataattaataagttgtatgaataaatatataaaaaaaagaagtaaAATGAAAGAGGGGAAGAGAgagaataaaaatagaaatagcCGTTAAGAaagagataaaaatattatatttttatttatattacccTTAAAACCTAAGTagggaaaaaaaaaggtaaaatgagagtaaattaaaatttgagaagttttaaaaaataaattaaagttgagtTGTGTgagtaaatatataaaaaagagaAGTAAAATGAAAAAGGGAAGAGAGGGAATAAAAATGGGAATGTATtataagaaaaagagaaaagtattatatttttatttatattaatctaAAACCTGTGGTCGAAGGTAAAAGcggttttaataaaaataaattaaagtttgaggagtttaaaaaaaaaacattaaagtCGAGTGATCAAATTGAAAATATACTAAAAGTAAAGTGATTTTGGATGAAAATTATCcattgtttatgtgatgttttgattaattttcttctcaaatctttgatgaaaggaaatttttgttttatgattttgcatatttattttctgttgatGTTAGAGTGATTTTGAAGGAGGCTTCTTGAGAAACTGCAATGAGGAAATGTAATCAGATGACTTATGTTATCTTGGTTAAACGATTGTAAGGCACCAGATTCTGTGTTTTCCTCTCCCTCAAAGCCGaatgtggagttcctggagagATGTTAGTGTAGGAGTTCTGAGCAAGTAGCTTGTCTTTGCATAACTCTCAAAATGACATTTCAGGATACTAGAAATAAGCAATTCTTACATGCTCTTAAATAAGAAaactgataaaaaaaattaaatttttaaaaatttttaattttaaacaaagAGTTAAATTCTTATCGATAATCCTACACATTCCTTTAAAGAACACGACATCCCAAAAACACGAGTCCATTCTAACTTAACTTCAAGTCAGCAACTGTGCTAGAGGATAAGAGACAAAGCTAAGTGAATTCGTATAGATTGATGAAGCCATCCTTATTTGGTTTAATTATCCATTTATTTTTGTATAAGCCCGCAACTTTTAAGTGGTTTAATCATTCATTGCACTAGAaacttatttaataatttgtttaaaaattGGAACAcatatcatatttttatttaatcaataattttatttttcttccaaaTTAAATTTGCTAAATATTTCAGAattatttaacttaattttacttatttatatttatattttctttctgtTTCAATAGAGAATAAACATAAGCTAAATTATTGTACATCATGAAATATTTGAGGCATGATAAGtagatgatattttttttaatatattcttatcaattatttttcttctccatataatttaaattaagaatttattCACTAtgaaattattgttttaaagtTTTGTAAGTTTAAATATATCCGATATTAATGAACTCTcgaaaatttactattttttattaatcatatCTTCCTTCAATTTGTTTCATAATTCAAATGGATATTTTACGCTAAGATATGCTACTTTGAATCCTTCATGAAGATGAAGGCAAAGAAAAACCattacttttaatatttgattggttagatattttatgatttatttgtGTTATGTGTACAGGAGAcgttatttttcaataatttgaaatacaaaaaaaattagaacATTTTTAAGCACTCtacctttaaaattttaaaaaaattttcaaatcattAAAAATCAAGTTATCTTTGaatcatttaatatatttgagATGAGAATTATGTTTGagatatatgaaaataattatggAAGGATATTTATGGCACGATTCAATAAAATGCATCAAAATCACTTGTGACAACTTATTACTTAAATCCATATTTTCTTATGCGAGTCTATATTGTCTATTGTGAcgattttttgaattattttaagctttaaaattatttaatatttttaggcCCTATTGTGACGACTTtcgattttgaattattttagacttcaaaattatttaatactttTAGGCCCATTATGATGTAAATTTGTCTATATTATTAGAATAGGAttgttttactttgttttgatttgatttttaatttttctagttTAAGTAGGATTTCTTTATATTAATAGGATTATCTAATTGTTTTACAAGGATTACTATTGTTATTCTTGTACtagtagctaggattagatttAAAATTTCCATTTTAAATAAGATTACCTTAATTTTCCTATTTCAACTAGGATTAAGATAGAAATATTATTAAACAGGTGAATTGTAAGCCTTTGCTAGCTAGCTAGTATTATTCATAATGAGAATATGATTATTAGAACTTTGGTTCTTCTATTCTATGCAaagataatgtttttatgattattAGAACTTTGGTTCTTCTATTCCATGCAAATATAGTGTTTTTTTGTGTGCCTTGCTAAATAACCGATGAAATAAAACAATGGGACCACCataatatttttgttttttaactCCTCCCAAGGGAAAGAGTGGTTATCGGATCATTTGCGAATTTAAACCCGATAAACTCTATATTTTTCTTCGAGGAAAGGTAAAAGTGAATCTATTGCAGAGCTGTATGCAATGCACAAACAATGCTTGTACAgttgtttaattttatctttctttcttcttattattcttatatttttttcttattat
Protein-coding sequences here:
- the LOC110604712 gene encoding protein NRT1/ PTR FAMILY 7.3; this encodes MACLEMCKESSFKKDLEECTLDGTVDWHGHPAIKNKSGKWIAGIIILLNQGLATLAFFGVGVNMVLFLTRVLQQNNADAANNVSKWTGTVYIFSLVGAFLSDSYWGRYKTCAIFQVIFVVGLLLLSLSSYLFLIRPKGCGDDLTPCGSHSSKEVGFFYLSTYLIALGNGGYQPIIATFGADQFDEEDPKEGHSKVAFFSYFYLALNLGSLFSNTILGYFEDEGMWALGFWVSTGSALAALILFLGGTARYRHFKPTGNRLARFCQVLVAAAKKCKVKMPEEAEDLYDVDGKEHSVNGNRKILHTHGFKFLDRAAFISSRDMDDERQGSPNPWRLCPMTQVEEVKCILRLLPIWLCTIIYSVVFTQMASLFVEQGAAMDITISNFRIPPASMSSFDILSVAFFIFLYRRVLDPLVGMIRNSKPKGLTELQRMGIGLVIAIMAMVSAGIVECYRLKYARRDCIHCEGSSTLSIFWQVPQYALIGASEVFMYIGQLEFFNAQTPDGLKSFGSALCMTSISLGNYVSSLLVTMVMKISTEDHMAGWIPGNLNKGHVDRFYFLLAAFTTIDLVVYTACARWYKCIKMEGKFEEIDEKEKDNFKV